A section of the Acanthopagrus latus isolate v.2019 chromosome 20, fAcaLat1.1, whole genome shotgun sequence genome encodes:
- the mapk7 gene encoding mitogen-activated protein kinase 7, whose protein sequence is MSSKEGGEEKNDQPVAMSPERMATDKSRENQNQRGIQAAEGTTDTSTTAKNLAILKAHSLDVKFDVGEEYDVIETIGTGAYGVVSSARRRDNGQQVAIKKISNAFEVLTNAKRTLRELKILKHFKHDNIIAIKDILQPNLPHSAFKSVYVVLDLMESDLHQIIHSAQTLTSEHTRYFLYQLLRGLKYVHSANVIHRDLKPSNLLVNENCELKIGDFGMARGLSSHPEESHSFMTEYVATRWYRAPELLLSLNHYSLAIDLWSVGCIFAEMLGRKQLFPGKHYVHQLQLILSVLGTPPEGLIGAIRADRVRSYVQSLPSRSSVPLAKLYPQAEADALDLLAAMLRFDPRDRITVTQALEHPYLDKYHDQDDEPICVPAFDFEFDKLPMNKEQIKEAILMEIQDFHLNKQTCRQRLQFRPLPRANVRAEAQTSNQCNVQPATVNLSKPTLVPMAQHPQVAQVKPQQQQDHTPAEVNHTFTNQLQTFNKPASLLEVIPPHVTHNLPLLSKSESDPVDVDMPSANSDSGQPETIDLTTPVSSQDTPPETMRDSEVPEQLTSTQAPLTQSTQSQSMTPAPTSIPATPAQTLTPLPTTVPSLSLSVAQAQSLSQSLSQSLSKNARPPPGAGEGTRKEGAISEDTKAALKAALLKSALRNKARGDGGTSALGIDACAGGGLSSSLSSVAESRRPVTAQDRQREREEKRRKRQERARERERKMKEKERREGKQGDSLGGVLLSDNDKSLLQRWTKMMDRGGEKSQIPNNNDGAKNKDCNVNSHPCVTIGDSAHGALNNNTDKEARKIQSHEQFISQVKPNQQGIFQPPSTQQPSLLFSMNQRKPSADIVVAVSGGIEIMTVAGGFVKNNTLKPHNESNGQSGFNCLGNWSGQQLETRPAQQPQPNRKPQPPTTSFLQPQLQPQTQPEPQPQSQLIPLETFLTKAPTLTTRETNGNVDIGGQNNLNSHPNPSTSSVSRMEKLCPSVGEKSGPQTTNPLCGALGVPSQPHPSLGFTDTGQQGPPIAPDIHTVTLQLSKSQVEDVLPPVFSVTPKGSGAGYGVGFDLDDLLNQSLTDLQHCDRDSYDSAPLSASLLSDWSEVHRMTPADLESLQQELQLGSPMILSDTIPPDA, encoded by the exons ATGTCCAGTAAGGAGGGTGGGGAAGAGAAAAATGACCAACCTGTTGCCATGTCGCCTGAAAGAATGGCCACTgacaaaagcagagaaaaccAGAACCAGCGTGGCATCCAGGCAGCAGAGGGCACCACAGACACCAGCACAACAGCAAAAAACTTGGCCATACTGAAAGCACACTCTCTGGATGTGAAGTTCGACGTCGGAGAGGAGTATGATGTTATTGAAACCATCGGCACAGGGGCCTATGGTGTTGTTTCATCTGCCAGGAGGCGGGATAATG gCCAGCAGGTGGCAATAAAGAAGATCTCCAATGCCTTTGAGGTGCTGACAAATGCCAAACGCACATTGCGAGAGCTGAAGATCCTTAAGCATttcaaacatgacaacattatCGCCATCAAAGACATCCTGCAGCCGAACCTTCCTCACTCTGCCTTCAAGTCTGT GTACGTGGTACTGGACCTCATGGAGAGTGACTTGCACCAGATCATACATTCTGCCCAGACGCTCACCTCAGAGCACACCCGCTACTTCCTGTACCAGCTCCTTCGTGGCCTTAAATATGTGCACTCTGCCAACGTCATCCACCGTGACCTCAAACCCTCCAACCTGTTGGTGAACGAGAACTGTGAGCTAAAAATCGGGGACTTTGGCATGGCGCGGGGTCTAAGTTCACACCCTGAGGAGTCTCATTCCTTCATGACTGAATATGTGGCGACTCGATGGTACCGTGCTCCTgaactgctgctgtctctgaATCACTATAGTTTGGCCATTGACTTGTGGTCTGTTGGCTGcatttttgcagaaatgttgggCCGTAAGCAGCTTTTTCCTGGTAAGCACTACGTCCACCAGCTTCAGCTCATTCTGTCCGTGTTAGGCACTCCTCCAGAGGGTTTGATAGGTGCTATTAGGGCAGACAGAGTGCGCTCTTATGTTCAGAGTCTTCCATCACGGTCGTCTGTGCCTCTGGCCAAACTGTACCCACAAGCCGAAGCAGACGCTTTGGACTTGCTGGCGGCCATGTTGCGCTTTGACCCCCGTGACAGAATCACTGTAACACAAGCGCTGGAGCATCCTTACCTGGACAAGTACCACGACCAAGATGATGAGCCAATTTGCGTGCCAGCTTTTGACTTTGAATTTGACAAGCTTCCTATGAACAAGGAACAAATTAAAGAGGCGATTCTGATGGAGATCCAGGACTTTCATCTAAACAAACAGACCTGTCGTCAAAGGCTGCAGTTCAGGCCTCTGCCAAGAGCGAACGTCAGAGCTGAGGCACAGACCAGTAACCAGTGTAATGTTCAGCCTGCGACTGTTAACCTTAGCAAACCAACACTGGTTCCAATGGCACAACACCCGCAAGTAGCACAAGTGAAACCTCAACAGCAACAAGACCACACACCAGCAGAAGTGAACCACACATTTACAAATCAGTTGCAAACCTTTAACAAGCCTGCGTCCCTTTTAGAAGTCATCCCGCCTCATGTGACCCATAATCTGCCTCTGCTCTCGAAAAGTGAAAGTGACCCAGTTGATGTGGACATGCCCAGTGCCAACTCAGACAGCGGTCAGCCAGAGACCATCGATTTAACCACACCCGTGTCCAGTCAGGACACTCCACCAGAAACAATGAGAGACAGTGAGGTACCGGAGCAGCTAACTAGTACTCAGGCTCCTCTGACTCAGTCCACCCAGAGCCAGTCCATGACCCCAGCTCCCACCTCCATTCCTGCAACGCCAGCACAGACCCTGACACCCCTCCCCACCACTGTgccttccctttctctctctgtggcaCAGGCCCAGTCACTGTCTCAGTCCCTTTCACAGTCGCTGTCCAAGAATGCAAGGCCTCCTCCAGGTGCAGGAGAGGGAACCAGAAAAGAAGGAGCCATTTCAGAGGACACCAAAGCTGCACTCAAGGCAGCTTTATTGAAGTCAGCTCTCAGAAACAAAGCCAGGGGTG ATGGAGGTACCTCTGCTCTGGGCATTGACGCTTGTGCAGGAGGAGGTCTATCGTCCTCACTGTCTTCTGTGGCAGAATCGCGTCGGCCTGTCACAGCACAGGACCGTCAACGGGAACGTGAGGAGAAACGAAGGAAGAGGCAGGAACGggcaagagagagggagaggaaaatgaaggaaaaggagagaagagagggaaagcaGGGGGACTCGCTGGGTGGGGTTCTGCTGAGCGACAATGACAAAAGCCTTTTGCAGCGTTGGACAAAGATGATGGACAGAGGCGGTGAGAAATCTCAAATTCCTAATAATAATGATGGAGCAAAGAACAAGGACTGTAATGTGAACTCACACCCTTGTGTAACCATCGGGGATAGTGCACATGGAGCACTGAACAACAACACGGACAAAGAGGCAAGGAAGATTCAGTCTCATGAACAGTTCATCTCTCAAGTTAAACCCAACCAGCAGGGCATTTTTCAGCCTCCCAGCACTCAACAGCCGTCATTACTTTTCTCCATGAACCAGAGGAAGCCTTCAGCAgatattgttgttgctgtaagCGGAGGGATAGAAATAATGACTGTCGCTGGTGGCTTCGTTAAGAACAATACCCTCAAACCTCACAACGAGAGCAATGGACAAAGCGGTTTCAACTGTTTGGGGAACTGGAGTGGGCAGCAGTTAGAGACGAGGCCAGCACAGCAGCCACAACCAAACAGGAAGCCACAGCCTCCCACGACGAGCTTTCTTCAGCCCCAGCTCCAACCTCAAACCCAGCCTGAGCCTCAGCCTCAGTCACAGCTGATTCCTCTGGAGACCTTTTTGACTAAAGCTCCAACTCTCACCACCAGAGAGACAAATGGCAACGTGGATATCGGAGGCCAGAATAACCTTAACTCACACCCGAACCCGTCGACTTCAAGTGTCAGTCGAATGGAGAAGCTGTGCCCCTCAGTAGGAGAGAAATCTGGGCCACAGACCACAAACCCACTCTGTGGGGCTTTAGGGGTCCCCTCACAGCCTCATCCAAGCTTAGGATTCACAGATACTGGACAACAGGGGCCCCCTATCGCCCCTGACATCCATACAGTAACACTGCAGCTCTCAAAATCCCAG GTGGAAGACGTCCTACCCCCTGTGTTCTCGGTCACCCCTAAGGGCAGTGGGGCTGGGTACGGTGTGGGCTTTGACCTGGATGATCTTCTCAATCAGTCTctcacagacctgcagcactGTGACCGGGACAG